In Chlorogloeopsis sp. ULAP01, the genomic window TTTGACTGATGGGTTAACAATTAGAGCGTTGTTGCCAGCACAAGATCACAAGCGTATCGGTGAAGGTGACACAGGAGAGAATACTGGAGGCATGGGAGCTTACGCTCCAGCACCGCTCGCCACTCCAGAATTGATGGAACGTGTGCAAAAAGACGTATTAGAAAAAGCGATCACGGCTTTAAGAAATAAGAATATTGACTACCGAGGCGTACTTTATGCCGGATTGATGATTACTCCCGACGGTAATTTTAAAGTTCTAGAATTTAACTGTCGGTTTGGCGATCCAGAAACACAAGTAATTCTGCCATTGTTGGAAACTCCTTTAGAAGAGTTGCTGCTTGCCTGCGTAGAACAACGATTAGCAGCAATGCCACCTATTGCCTGGAAATCAGGCGCAGCTGCCACTGTTGTTGCTGCCTCAGGAGGTTACCCTGAAGTTTATGAAAATGGTATGGTAATTACAGGAATTCCAGAAGCTGTAGCCTCAGGAGCAATTGTATTTCATGCAGGTACCAAGTTAGATAGACAACAGTTGGTCACAAATGGCGGTAGAGTGCTAAATGTTACAGGAACAGGAGAAACATTTGAACAAGCTTTAGCCCAAGCCTACGCAGGAATTGAGCGCATTCATTTTGAGGGAATTTATTACCGAAGAGATATTGGGCATCGAGTCATGACATTGAGAAACAGTTAGTAGTTAGTTGTTCTCCCCATCTCCCCGCAGTTTGAAGATATCTTGAAACGAACACTATATTGATAACTTATAGGCAGATTTGGGCGTGATATAAATAAACACGTCCAAATACGTCCCAAGCACCTTCTCAACCTATTTGTTTCAATAACTGTTAATTTTAAGTTGTTGGGGTGATTTGAATTCTTAAATTTGGATGAATGCCAAATTGGCCATTTAATCGCCTTGATTTGTTAATATCATTCCTTGATTTGGAGTACACAAACGGTGTTGACAACAAGTGAATGAAAATGCTACAGCTTCTGTGCTTGACCTTATCTTTTAGGCGGGTGTTTGGTAAATTGTACACTATATACTTTAACATTACCTACTTCAACAAAGTCGTACTTGATGCCAACGACTACCGCTATAACAACCTTTTATTAAAATGCTGGCTCCTTTAAAAACAATCCGAGAAGCGATCGCTAATTGGTGGTCAGAGTTTACCCTCCAGACCAAGCTGTTGGCTGCCGTAACTTTGGTGGTATCATTGGTGATGAGTGGACTGACTTTCTGGGCAGTAAATACAATTCAGCAGGATGCACGTCTGAATGATACACGCTTCGGTCGTGATCTGGGACTGCTACTTGCAGCCAATGTTGCCCCACTGATTGCGGATCATAATTTGACTGAGGTAGCACAATTTTCCCAACGCTTCTACAGCAGTACTTCGAGCGTGCGTTATATGCTCTATGCTGATGAAACTGGGAAAATTTATTTCGGCATTCCTTTTTGGGAACCAGAAGTTGAAACTTCCCTGACGATAGAAAGGCGAATACAACTGCCAGATGATTATGCGAGTGATGCCGATAAGCCGATGGTACGGCAACATATGTCTCCAGATGGCGTAGTCACCGATGTATTTGTGCCTCTAACGGTTGATAAAAAGTATCTGGGGGTTTTGGCGATTGGCATCAACCCCAATCCTGCCGCAGTGATTTCTACAAATTTCACTCGTGATGTCACTATTGCTGTATTTATCTCAATTTGGGTAATGGTAATTTTGGGAGGGGTAATAAACGCTTTGACGATTACCAAGCCTATTAAAGAACTATTGCTGGGGGTTAAACAAATTGCAGCTGGGAATTTTAAGCAGCGCATTGACTTGCCGTTTGGAGGAGAACTCAAAGAATTAATTTTCAGCTTTAACGAAATGGCAGAGCGTTTAGAGCGTTATGAAGAACAAAATATAGAGGAGTTGACTGCCGAAAAAGCCAAGCTGGAAACTTTGGTTTCTACAATTGCTGATGGAGCAGTTTTAATTGACAATAATATGCAGGTGATTTTAGTCAACCCAACAGCACGGCGAATTTTTGGCTGGGAAGGTGTTGAGATAGTTGGCGAGAATGTTTTGCACCATTTACCATCAGCAGTGCAAGCCGAAATCACTCGTCCTTTGTACCAAATGGCAGCAGGAGATTGTGAAAGTGCGGAGTTTCGTATTCACCTCACCCAAGGGATTCATCGCACAATCCGCATTCTCTTAACAACAGTACTTGATCAGCAAAGGGAAAATGTTAAAGGCATTGCTATTACCGTACAAGATATTACCCGTGAAGTAGAATTAAACGAGGCAAAAAGCCAATTTATTAGTAACGTTTCCCACGAACTGCGCACACCCTTATTTAACATCAAATCTTTCATTGAGACTTTGCACGACTATGGCGAAGAACTCAGTGTAGATCAAAGACAGGAATTCTTAGCAACTGTCAATCACGAAACCGATCGCCTAGCCCGCTTGGTAAATGATGTTTTAGATTTGTCTAGGCTTGAATCTGGGCGACGCTACAACTTAGATGCAGTAGATCTAGGACAAGCAATTGAACAGACTTTACGAACTTACCAACTTAATGCCAAAGATAAGGGTATTGAAATCATTCAGGAAGTAGAACCTAAATTACCTCTAATAGTAGGTCATTACGATTTATTGCTACAAGTTTTAGCTAATTTGGTTGGTAATGCCCTTAAATTTACTAAAGCAGGAGGCAAAGTCGCGATCCGTGCCTATAAGCTCACACCGCATTCCCACAAAAGCGATCGCCCCTATCGTGTTCGTGTAGAAATTGCCGATACAGGTATTGGTATTGCCCCAGAAGATCAAAAAGCTATTTTTGATCGCTTTTTCCGGGTAGAAAATCGCGTTCACACTCTAGAAGGCACTGGTTTAGGACTATCAATTGTCAGAAATATTATTGAAGACAAACATCACAGTAAAGTCAATTTAGTAAGTGAAGTTGGGGTGGGTACAACTTTTTGGTTTGATTTAGCAGTTTTTGAAGAAGAAACAGTTGTACCAGAACAACCAGCAGTTGTGGAGACTGTTACAGAAACACACACTATTCCCGCAAGTTGAAGTTTGAAAGTATCAGTTATCAGTTATCTGATTAATCAGTATGATTGATAACTGTCAACTGAAATTTAACAAAGTAATCAGTAAACACACTAATAATAAAGCAAGTAGTAGAACTAAAGTCTGATTGCGTCTGATCCAATTTTTTACAGATGTATTAAAACTTTTCGCTTCACGAATCTGCTGCAAATCTAACTTGCTCTGTTCTATATTTTGATACAGTGTACACTCTTTAGCGTAGGGGCGTTGAGGAAAATTACAAGTGTCGTCGGCATGATAGGTACAACTTTCACAAAGATATTCGTCTTTACCAGCCCGGTGCAGAGGAATACCAGGATGGCCGTAAGCTTTTAGTTGAGTACGACAATAGGGGCAGGTAATAGCCTGCGGGCTAACTTTTTGATGACAGCGAGGGCAAGTAGCAGTGTCCACAGCCTAGATGTCAAGAAATGAACATTATGATTCTAGCTATTTACTAGAAGAATGGGGTAAAAACACTCGATCAGGGAATTCCAATGTTCGGTAAAAAGGTTCTCAGGTGCTGTTATAATTGCTGTTTCTCTACTTTGTCATATGTCGTAGCGCTGATGCAGAAGGATATCTAAGCGCTGCTATCAAAGCTTGTCGTTCAACGACTCGTTCATCGTGATTAAAATCTAGAATTCGTGCCGTCACTTCTCCAATGTCTGTCAGTGGTTGAATCACAGCTTCATCTAGTTGAAAGTGTTCTCCCCAAAAGTCTCTACAAGAATTGAAAAAGCGATTAGATTTAAAACTCACGCAGATGGGTGATTATATCTAGTCGTTAATGCTATTCGCCAAGCTGCCTCCTCTACAAAATGGTGGTCAAATTTTGTTAAGTAATGTAACAATAGGGGTTAGATATATTTTTGTAAACAAAAGTTCAGGCTAATAATCACACAGTCGCTCACAAAGGTTGACAAAAATAAGCAATCTGCTTGAGTAGACTTGAATTATCTGCTAAGGAATCCATTTCTTAGTTTAATTGTGCTGATCAGAAAACATCAAAATTAACTAGCATCGGCTGTGAAAGTATTTCGCACATTTGATACCCAATTACAGCGAAACCTGCTGATTTTATTTGCAGCAGGTTTATTTTTCTGGTCTAGTTTATCTTCTTTGTTGCCTACTTTGCCGCTTTATTTGCAAGATGTGGGTGCAAGCAAGCAACAAATCGGGATAGTCATGGGCAGTTTTGCTATTGGAATGTTATTGTTCCGCCCGTGGCTAGGGCAATTAGCAGACAAACGTAGTCGTAAACTTGTATTGCTGATTGGTATTTTAGTAGAAGCGATCGCTCCTATTGGTTACGAACTAGTCACATCCATTCCTCTATTAATGGTGTTGCGTGCTTTTCATGGCATCAGTATCGCTGCCTTTGCCACTGGCTACATGGCACTCATAGCAGACTTAGCACCTCCCAAGCATCGCGGTGAAATCATTGGCTATATGAGTCTGGTAAATCCGATTGGTTTAGCGATTGGGCCTGCTTTAGGCGGTTATATACAAGCTATGGTTGATTATACTGCTGTTTTTGTATTAGCTGCGGCATTGGGTGGATTGGGGGCATTATGTGTTGTGCCGATTGTGAATCCATCAGTTCAAACACAGCAAGCAGCCGAAATTCAAGATACTAATTTTTGGCGTATATTAATCAGTCCAAGAGTAAGAATACCAGCTTTAGTGATGTTAGTAGTTGGTTTGGCGGTTGGAACTTTGCATACCTTCGCGCCCCTATTCATCAAATCTACCCAAGTTGAGCTGAATGCTGGGTTGTTTTATACAGTTGCAGCAGTTTCAAGTTTTAGTAGCAGGGTATTTATTGGCCGTGCTAGCGATCGCTTCGGTCGAGGATTATTTGTCACCATTGGCTTGATTTTGTACTGTTTATCAATGGCACTGATGTGGCTAGCAAACAATAGCACTACTTTTTTAGTAGCTGCCTTGATTGAAGGTGCAGGAGGTGGTACGCTAATTCCCATGATTTCTACTATGATGGCAGACCGTTCATTTCCTCAAGAAAGAGGACGAGTTTTTGCTGTTTGCATAGCTGGATTTGATTTGGGGATAGCGATCGCTGGGCCTATTCTTGGTTCTTTTGCCGAACAAGTTGGTTACCGTCATATGTTCGGAATCACTGCTGGTTTAACTGCACTTGGCATTCTCATTTTTATTACTAAGTCCAGCAAAGACTTGGGTACCTCAGTACGCTTCGCCTTCGGTCGCACTCAAGATGCTTACGCCTTAAACAAAATCTAAAGGAAAAAATAGAGAGACGCAGAACTCTGCGTCTCTACAATTAACGGGCGAGGAGGGATTCGAACCCCCGACACCGTGGTCCGTAGCCACGTGCTCTAGTCCACTGAGCTACACGCCCCTATTGGTCACAAGAGTCTATATTAACATAACATTACCAAATGACACAAGAAAATTCTCACTTTCTATCAGCCAATCTCAGCCACTTAGATGGCGAGGGACAAGCTCAGATGGTGGATGTTTCTGAAAAAGTACCCACAGTCAGACAAGCTGTAGCTACTGCTAGAGTGCGGATGTTACCAGAAACTTTTGCAGCTATCCAAGCAGGCAATGCTCCCAAAGGCGATGTATTGGGAACGGCAAGACTAGCAGGAATCATGGCAGCTAAACAAACAGCTAATTTGATTCCCCTATGCCATCCCTTGCCACTGCAAAAAGTAGAAGTGCTTTTAACACCCGATGCCCAGCTACCTGGTTATCAAATTCAGGCTACAGTCAAAACCAAAGCCGAAACTGGTGTGGAAATGGAGGCTTTAACTGCTGTTTCTGTTGCTGCTCTTACCTTATACGATATGGCAAAAGCTTTAGAAAAGTCGATTCAAATAGAATCGATTCAATTAATAAGTAAAAGTGGCGGTAAATCAGGAGATTATTTACGTTGATAGTTGGTAGTTAGGAGGGGCAGGTTTAGAAGATAAATTATCAGTTTGAACGGCAAGATTATCAACAAAACCCACCCGTACAGTTAGTTAACCACTAACCACTATCCACTATCTACTATCCACTACCAGCCAGCACGAGAAATACATTGATTTATGCTGCTCTAGCTTCAGCTTATTCAATCTTGCCTACAGCTTCACTAACATCAGTTGGAGTTTGATACTCCTGATCAGGTATCTGCTGCAATACAGAGATAGCGTTTTCATCAGCACCTTGCTGTTGTGCGTGTTCAATCAACTGTTGTTTGTTAGCTGGATAATCAACACCTTTCAAGTGTTTTTGTAGTTGGATTGGATTTACTTTAGCCATTTTTACCTACCTCTAACCTTCCACATTTAGAAGTCATTTCCATATTTACAACCTCATAGTTTGTTGAACTCTATCAAATAGATTAGGTAGAAAGATTCAGTAGTTTTAATTATTGAAAATAAAGCTCATCCGTTCGGCTGATGAGGAGAATTTATGCCTTTGATAGGTTGAAGTTGAAGCAAGAGGTTTGTAAATCTTGCATTTGATAGATATCGGAGGGTAGAAATATGACACCATCACGTTGGGATCCCTTCCGAGAAATGGAACGTTGGGATCCTTTTCGAGAAATATCTGGCTTGCAACGCGAAATGAATCGCTTGTTTGATCGCATGATGACTACAAGCGGCGAGAGTGGTGAAATGGCTGGTTATGCTTTTATACCAGCAGCAGAAATGCATGATAATTCAGATAGTATAGAAATTCGGGTTGAACTTCCTGGTATGGAAGCAAAAGACTTAGATGTAAAAGTTACGGCCGAAGCTGTTTCTATCAGTGGAGAGCGTAGATCTGAAACTAGTGCTGAAGAAAAAGGAATGAGACGTTCGGAATTTCGTTATGGCAGACTCCAACGAATAATTCCTTTACCCGCTAGAATTCAAAACGATAAGGTGCAAGCAGAATTTAAGAATGGCGTTTTGTGCCTGACAATGCCTAAAGCTGAGGAAGAAAAAAATAAAGTTGTAACTGTTAACCTCGGCGGACAACAAACTCAGGCGATCGCTGGAGAATACGACAGGCAAACTCAGCAGCAATTACAATCCAACCAACAATCACAATCTGAGCAACAATTACAATCTCCAACCAGTTAATTTAATTAAATTTTGTAATTGCTGAAGTTTATACCTAGCTGTTACTTCTGGTGATTAAACTAGTAATAGCATCAGAAAAATTAAAAGCAGGATTGACAGAACAATCTCTACAAAAAAAATTGTGCTGTCAGTCCTATTTTTGCTTGCTCAAAATGATAGGAGTTGAGCATTATGGCAAAAGTAGTTGGAATTGATTTAGGAACAACAAACTCTTGTGTTGCTGTTATGGAAGGTGGACAACCCGTTGTCATTCCCAATGCCGAAGGACAACGCGTTACTCCTTCTGTTGTAGCTTATACGAAAACAGGCGACCGTTTGGTTGGTCAAATTGCCAGACGCCAAGCAGTCATGAACCCAGAAAACACTTTTTACTCTGTCAAGCGCTTTATCGGGCGCAAGTATGATGAAGTAACCAGAGAACTAACCGAAGTTTCCTACAAAGTTCTGCGCGACAGTGATGGTAACGTTAAGCTTGATTGTCCAGCTGCACGTAAACAATTTGCTCCGGAAGAAGTTTCTGCTCAAATACTGCGCAAGTTAGCAGATGATGCCAGTAAATATTTGGGAGAAAGAGTAACTCAAGCTGTTATTACCGTTCCTGCCTACTTCAACGACTCCCAACGCCAAGCTACCAAAGACGCTGGCAAAATAGCGGGTTTAGAAGTACTCCGGATTATCAACGAGCCGACTGCGGCAGCTTTAGCCTATGGTTTAGACAAAAAGACTAACGAAACCATTCTCGTTTTTGACCTTGGTGGTGGAACCTTCGACGTTTCCATTTTAGATGTAGGTGAAGGTGTTTTTGAAGTTAAAGCCACCAGTGGCGACACTCACTTGGGTGGTGATGACTTCGATAAAAAGATTGTAGATTGGATTGCTAACGAATTTCAGCACAACGAAGGTGTAGACTTGCGTAAAGACAGGCAAGCACTGCAACGACTTACCGAAGCAGCCGAAAAAGCCAAAATTGAACTTTCTAGTGCTACTCAAACTAATATTAACCTGCCATTCATCACCGCTACTCATGAAGGGCCAAAACACATTGACACAACTTTGACGCGGGCAAAGTTTGAAGAAATGTGTGCGGATTTGTTGGATCGCTGCCGCATCCCTGTGGAACAAGCTCTCGGTGATGCCAAAATGAGCAATGCAGATATCGATGAAGTTATATTAGTGGGTGGTTCTACCCGGATGCCTGCCGTCCAACAACTAGTGCGACGTATAACAGGTAAAGAGCCTCATCAAGGTGTTAACCCCGACGAAGTGGTAGCAGTAGGAGCAGCTATCCAAGCTGGTGTTTTGGCTGGGGTAGTCAAAGATATTCTTCTTCTAGATGTTACACCTTTGTCTTTGGGCGTGGAAACTCTCGGCGGTGTAATGACAAAAATTATTCCTCGCAACACTACCATCCCTGTCAAAAAATCAGAAATCTTCTCTACCGCAGCTGACGGGCAGACGAACGTAGAAGTTCACGTCTTGCAAGGTGAGCGAGAAATGGCAAGCTATAACAAGAGCTTAGGAAATTTCCGCTTGGATGGTATTCCCCCTGCTCCCAGAGGTGTACCGCAAATCGAAGTTACTTTTGATATCGATGCTAACGGTATTCTCTCTGTCACTGCCAAAGATAAGGCTACAGGGAAAGAACAATCAATTTCGATTACTGGCGCTTCTACGCTCGATAAGCAGGATGTAGAGCGCATGGTGCGGGATGCAGAAGTTCATGCCCAAGAAGATAAAAGACGCCGCGAACAAATTGACACCAAGAATAACGCTGACTCCTTAGCATATCAAGCCGAAAAGCAATTGCGAGACTTGGGTGATACAGTTCCTGCTGCTGACAAAAGCCGGGCAGAAGCAATGATTAAAGATTTGCGTGAAGCCATCAATCAAGAAAATTATGATCGGATGCGATCGCTAACTCAAGACTTGCAACAGGCAATGATGCAAATTGGTAGTGCTATTTATGCCCAAGCTGGTGGTGGTACAACCGAAACTGCTGATAGTAGTGGTAGTACTGGTACGCGTGGCGGCGGTGAAGATGTAATTGATGCCGATTTTGTGGGGTGAAAATCTGTTTAGGGTAGGTAAGCTGAAAAACATCTAGTTTGCATATTGACATGAGACTCAACTCTTGTGGGGTGGACATCTTGTCCGCCCATTTTATGTAAGTTAAATGTGGAACAGCTTATCTTACCTGCCCTCACATTACTAGCATTACCAAATTGATAATGCCATACTGACGACAGATTATTGTCAGCCATACTTTAATTAAACTAAAGTCAGGTTTTTCGATTCAGCAATGAAACAGCTATGCCAGCTGCAACCGACTTCAAGGACTATTACCAAATTCTAGGGGTGAGCAAAAATGCCACACCGGAGGAGATTAAGAAAGCCTACCGCAAGCTGGCACGTAAGTATCACCCCGATGTCAACCCTGGAAATAAAGAAGCGGAGGAACGCTTCAAAAAAATTAACGAAGCTAACGAAGTACTTTCCGATCCAGAAAAACGCCAAAAATACGATGCTTTTGGACAATATTGGCAGCAAGCGGCGGCAACTGGAGCAGCGCCGCACAGTCGGGGTACAAGAGTAGATGTTGGTGGCTTTGATTTCGATCAATACGGTAGTTTTGATGATTTTATCAACGATCTGCTCGGTCGTTTTGGTGGCGCGACAGGAGGTGGCAGAACTTACAGTTATCGCACTTATACAGGCGCTCAACCTGGGTTTGGCGATTTTTATGAAAATGTTGCCACTGAAGCACCTGCTCCGGATACAGAAGCAGCGATCGCTCTCAATTTTTCTGAAGCGTTTCACGGTACACAGAAGCGGCTGCAAATCGATGGCGAAACTGTTAATGTGCGCATTCCAGGTGGTGCTAAACCTAGAAGTCGCCTCCGCATCAAGGGTAAAGGACGTTCCAGTCCATTTTCTCAACAACGGGGAGATTTGTATTTAACAATTGAAGTTTTGCCCCATCCATTCTTTCGATTTGAAGGCGATAATATCACTTGTGAGATTCCCATTCGACCGGATGAAGCTGTTTTGGGAGCAGATATTAAAGTACCTACGCCCGATGGTAGCGTCACAATGAAAATTCCTGCGGGTGTACGTTCTGGGCAATCTTTGCGGTTACGGGGCAAAGGCTGGAAACAGCCCAAAGACGGGCGCAGTGATTTAATTGTCAAACTACAGATTGTATCTCCTAAAGATATGAGTCCGGTGGAACGTGAGTGCTATGAAAAAATTCGCGATAGTAGTACTTTTGATCCACGTGCAGCTCTACAAGAGGTGAAATTATGAATTCAGCTGGGCTATCACGGGTGGTTATCTCCGAAGAGGGCGATCGCCTTTACACATTTGAATATGCAGCTTTGGTTACACAAACATCAACTGCGCTGATCGAACGCTTCGCCACACTAGGATTGATTTCACCAACTAATTCCATGTTGCGATCGCGTGATATTACTCGTGTTAGTCAAATTTTGCGTTTGCGTCGAGATTTAGGACTCAATTTAGTGGGAGCTGCAATGGTATTAGATATGGCTGAAGAAATTGCCCAACTGCGGGCGCAATTGCAAGCTTACCGATCACACTCATCTTAAAACTTCCAAGTTAAAGTACTAATTCACTTCGGGTACATACTTTTTAAAGGGAATCATCATCTTAATATATCAACATTTAGTCATGGATGTATCTACACCGCACAAGAGAACAGACAATTTTCTTTCTTGATTTGCAGGTTCCAAAATAGACTTGACTGAGCGTCTTGAAGCTTGATTTCAGGATTTCCAAGTAAAACTATTTTTCATCACTATGAACAAAGTTTTGAAATAAGTATAGTAACGCACCAATAAATATAGTAAATTCAAACAATGCTTAAAAACTCTACAATTTGAGGTTTAGTTTATGAATCATTTCTAAGTGTAGATATGGCTAATATGCTGCTATATCATTGATGAATTGAAATTAGCCATTTCCCAGCATGCAGTTGATGATTTTAGTTCACACAAATACAAACCTCAAACCCTACCAAGATATATCTTCAAAATAAATGAACTACTATAGATTTCTTCGCCTGATGAGAATAAATGTAATCAAATAGAAAAAGGGATAGGCGATTAACCTATCCCAAGGCAATAGCCTTAGAAAACCTAGTTCTAGCTTAAGCTTTTATCCTATTACCATAATTAAATTCTCGGTAAAGATTAGGTGCCAGAAGTCCAAGAGTTCATGTACTCGATTTGCTCTGGCGTTAGGGAATCAACTTTAATTCCCATCGCCTGCAATTTCAAGCGGGCAATTTCTTGATCTACTTCTGTAGGAATCGCATGAATACCGGGTTCCAACTTACCCTTATTCTTGATTAGGTATTCACAACCAAGAGCTTGGTTGGCAAAGCTCATATCCATTACTGCACTGGGATGTCCTTCTGCGGCAGCAAGGTTAATCAGGCGCCCTTCACCAAGAACTACAACTGATTTACCATTTTTTAGGCGATATTCTTCAGTAAAAGGACGTACTGTTTTTACTTCCTTGGCTTTGGTACCTAGAGCAACAAGGTCGATTTCGATATCAAAGTGACCGGAATTGCAAACAATTGCACCGTCTTTCATCACGTCAAAGTGTTCGCCGCGAATTACGTGTTTATTACCTGTAACTGTGATAAATAAATCACCTAAAGGTGCAGCTTCTGCCATTGGTAGGACGCGGAAACCATCCATCACCGCTTCAATTGCCTTGATGGGGTCAATTTCGGTGACAATTACATTAGCGCCGAGTCCCCGTGCACGCAGGGCAGTACCTTTACCACACCAGCCATAACCGACAACAACAACGGTTTTACCAGCTAGTAGGATATTTGTAGCGCGGATAATCCCGTCGAGTGTAGATTGTCCTGTACCGTAGCGGTTGTCAAAGAAATGCTTGGTATCAGCGTCGTTGACGTTAATAGCCGGGAAGGTGAGAACACCATCTTTGAACATGGCACGTAGCCGAACAATTCCCGTGGTGGTTTCTTCTGTTGTACCGATAATGTCAGCGAGTTGCTGCTGACGTTCTTTAACTAGGGTGGCAACCACATCACAACCGTCATCAATAATAATGTTGGGACGGTGATCTAGAGCGATTTGGACGTGGCGGCTGTAAGTTTCATTATCTTCACCTTTGATAGCAAAGACAGGAATTTCGTAATCGGTGACGAGACAAGCGGCTACGTCATCTTGAGTGGAGAGGGGATTGCTGGCAATCAATACAGCGTCTGCGCCACCAGCTTTGAGAGCAATTGCTAAATTTGCTGTTTCTGTTGTGACATGACAGCAAGCAACAAGACGAACACCCGCAAAGGGTTTTTCTTGAGCAAAGCGATCGCGAATTTGCCGCAAAACAGGCATTTCGCGTCCAGCCCATTCAATGCGCTGTCTTCCCAAGGGAGCTAGGGCGAGGTCTTTAACCTCGTGCTTTAATCGGGGAGATGTTGCAGTCATCAAATAGTTCCTCAAAAAAGTAAAAAATTAGCGTAAATCCTTACGCACTCTACTAGATTATTCTAAGACTGGCAAACTCAGCTAAGATTTAAGCTTCTTTCTTAAAATTCATCTTTAAGGTAGAGGAAAAAACTCAGAATCTAAAATCCAGAATATTCTTTTGGGAACTGCCTTAGAACTGCAAGGTGCGCACTGTCCACAACTTCAAAATAAGGGTTTGAGGAAAGTTAGGCATTACCCACCCTACAGAAATTGCTTGATAATTTTGATGATTTAGAAAAATTTAATAACTTTTTCTAAAGTCAAGACCAACAGACACTCGACTTTGGACAGGTACAATTACTTAAATTGATTTGCCAGCATGGATTGAAATGAATTAGGAAAGATGGGGAAATGGGGAATGGACACGGAGATAAACAGATGCAGCGACGCGGAGAGTGGGGTAGTAGGAGATATAAAGAGAATCTTTTATTCTTTTTCACTGTATCCTGTCCCCTGTACCCTATTCCCTGTCCCCTATTCCCTGTCCCCTGTATTATAAAGAGCAAGGAGGTGTCCATTGCGCTCTAAATTTGTAGCGATCGCTTTTTCTTCGATGGTTATAACTATTGGAGTAATGCCAAAAGCTACAGCGCAGTTTCCTTTTTTCCCTAACCTGCAACCACCTACTTTAAGACCTGCTGATCCAGAAGGCAGAATAGTTACAGGATGGGTTTATTTGGATGGTAGGCGCTTGTTTCAGGTATCCGCACCAAGAACGAACTTTACAGAGCGTTTGGAGAGTATTCAGAGTAATTTGTACAGAGCAACCCAAAATTACTTGGATTCCCCTTCCCAAGAAGTCAATGTAGACATTGAACCAAACAACGGACTACCAATAATCACTGTCAATAAT contains:
- the dnaK gene encoding molecular chaperone DnaK encodes the protein MAKVVGIDLGTTNSCVAVMEGGQPVVIPNAEGQRVTPSVVAYTKTGDRLVGQIARRQAVMNPENTFYSVKRFIGRKYDEVTRELTEVSYKVLRDSDGNVKLDCPAARKQFAPEEVSAQILRKLADDASKYLGERVTQAVITVPAYFNDSQRQATKDAGKIAGLEVLRIINEPTAAALAYGLDKKTNETILVFDLGGGTFDVSILDVGEGVFEVKATSGDTHLGGDDFDKKIVDWIANEFQHNEGVDLRKDRQALQRLTEAAEKAKIELSSATQTNINLPFITATHEGPKHIDTTLTRAKFEEMCADLLDRCRIPVEQALGDAKMSNADIDEVILVGGSTRMPAVQQLVRRITGKEPHQGVNPDEVVAVGAAIQAGVLAGVVKDILLLDVTPLSLGVETLGGVMTKIIPRNTTIPVKKSEIFSTAADGQTNVEVHVLQGEREMASYNKSLGNFRLDGIPPAPRGVPQIEVTFDIDANGILSVTAKDKATGKEQSISITGASTLDKQDVERMVRDAEVHAQEDKRRREQIDTKNNADSLAYQAEKQLRDLGDTVPAADKSRAEAMIKDLREAINQENYDRMRSLTQDLQQAMMQIGSAIYAQAGGGTTETADSSGSTGTRGGGEDVIDADFVG
- a CDS encoding DnaJ C-terminal domain-containing protein, coding for MPAATDFKDYYQILGVSKNATPEEIKKAYRKLARKYHPDVNPGNKEAEERFKKINEANEVLSDPEKRQKYDAFGQYWQQAAATGAAPHSRGTRVDVGGFDFDQYGSFDDFINDLLGRFGGATGGGRTYSYRTYTGAQPGFGDFYENVATEAPAPDTEAAIALNFSEAFHGTQKRLQIDGETVNVRIPGGAKPRSRLRIKGKGRSSPFSQQRGDLYLTIEVLPHPFFRFEGDNITCEIPIRPDEAVLGADIKVPTPDGSVTMKIPAGVRSGQSLRLRGKGWKQPKDGRSDLIVKLQIVSPKDMSPVERECYEKIRDSSTFDPRAALQEVKL
- a CDS encoding chaperone modulator CbpM encodes the protein MNSAGLSRVVISEEGDRLYTFEYAALVTQTSTALIERFATLGLISPTNSMLRSRDITRVSQILRLRRDLGLNLVGAAMVLDMAEEIAQLRAQLQAYRSHSS
- the ahcY gene encoding adenosylhomocysteinase, which produces MTATSPRLKHEVKDLALAPLGRQRIEWAGREMPVLRQIRDRFAQEKPFAGVRLVACCHVTTETANLAIALKAGGADAVLIASNPLSTQDDVAACLVTDYEIPVFAIKGEDNETYSRHVQIALDHRPNIIIDDGCDVVATLVKERQQQLADIIGTTEETTTGIVRLRAMFKDGVLTFPAINVNDADTKHFFDNRYGTGQSTLDGIIRATNILLAGKTVVVVGYGWCGKGTALRARGLGANVIVTEIDPIKAIEAVMDGFRVLPMAEAAPLGDLFITVTGNKHVIRGEHFDVMKDGAIVCNSGHFDIEIDLVALGTKAKEVKTVRPFTEEYRLKNGKSVVVLGEGRLINLAAAEGHPSAVMDMSFANQALGCEYLIKNKGKLEPGIHAIPTEVDQEIARLKLQAMGIKVDSLTPEQIEYMNSWTSGT